From Xanthomonas sp. 10-10:
CCGGCTTCCATCGCGCGCAGCTGTTCCAGCGATTCGATCCGCTCCAGCAGGCCGGGCGGCATCGCCGCGAATTGCTGCAGGAATCCGGCGCGATAGGCGTAGATGCCGATATGGCGCAGCCATTGGCCGTGCTCGGGCAAGCGGTCGCGCTGGCTGGCGAAGCTGTCGCGATGCCAGGGGATCGGCGCGCGGCTGAAATACAGCGCGTGCCCGCCGGCGCTGCGCACCAGCTTGACCACATTGGGGTCGAACAGATCGTGTGCGCTCTCCACCTGCGCGGCCAGCGTCGCCATCTCCGCGCCTGAGCGCAGTAGCAGCTCAGCGACCGCGCGAATACCCGCAGCCGGCGCAAACGGTTCGTCGCCCTGCAGATTCACCACGCACACATCGGCGTCCCAGCCGGCGATACGCGCGCATTCGGCCAGGCGATCTGTGCCGGAAACATGGTCGCTGCCGGTCATCGCGACGTGCACGCCAGGCATTGCCTCGATCGCGTCGGCAATCCGTACATCATCGGTTGCCACCCAGACCTCGCGCGCGCCTGCGGCCAGTGCCCGCTCGGCCACGTGCTGAATCATCGGGCGGTCGCCGATCAACTGCAGCGGCTTGCCCGGCAGACGGGTGGATGCATAACGCGCCGGAATGGCGACGACGAAATCGGCAGACGGGTTGTTGGTCATGGGGTCGCGTTCTCTGCAGCAAGGGTGTTGGAGCGGCCGGACGGTCGAGCAGGTGTGGCGTTCCTGGATCGGCAGCATTGCGTGTCGATCGCGACGTTGCGACGGATCGCAACAGTTGCAGTGGCACAGCATGGCGCCTGTGCCGTGTAGCGGCTGTCGCTGGCGCGACTGTACGAGAACGCTGAGGTCGTCGATGTAGCGGCGCCAGGCGCGCCGGCGGAGTGTCTCTGCAAACCGATTGCGACCCGGCGTAAAGCGGTATCCCGCATCCAGCCAGCCTCCAGGATGACGTGCAACCGAGACGTGCGCAGGCAGCACATGCACGCGCAACAAGCGGCCAGGATCAAACGCCCTGCCGGCTGGCTAACTTGTCCAACCGATCCAGCAGGCTCACCCAGAATGCAGCCGGCAACTCCGCCTTGAGCGGCACGCTGTACAGCCACTCATCGGCGAAAGGACGGCACTTCACTGCGTCCTTTTCGGTCATCAACACCGGCAGGCGACTGCCGAAACTGAAATCTGCAGCGCGGTACACGTGATGATCGGGAAACGCATGCGGCACCACGCCGATGCCGCGCGCACGCAACATGGCGAAGAAGCGTTCGGGGTGCGCGATACCTGCCACGGCATGCACGCGCTGCCCGGCCAGCATGCTCAGTGGTTGCGCCCGTTTGCCGTCCATGGGCTGCACGCTGTCGATGCTCAGGCGCATCTGCCATTCGCCGAAACCGGCATCATCCGTGGTCTGTGCGGCAGTGGTGGCGCTGGCCTGCCCGAGATTGACCACGCGGAAATCGCAATCGCGCGCGCGTGCGGCCGGTTCGCGCAGCGGCCCGGCCGGTAGCAGGCGGCCATTGCCGTAGCGGCGCTGACCGTCGACCACCTCGATTTCCACGTCGCGTGCCAGCCGATAATGCTGCAAGCCGTCATCGCAGACGATGATGTCGCAACCGGCCTCGACCAGCGCGCGCGCAGCGGCCACGCGATCGCTGTCCACACGCACGCGTGCGCCGGTTTTCCAGGCGATCAACACCGGCTCGTCGCCACCGAGCGCCACCGCCGTGTCTGCGTCCACCCATCGTGCAGTGCCGGAGTCGTCGCGGCCATAGCCACGGCTGGCAACGCCAGGTGTCCAGCCGGCTTCCTGCAGCTTGGACACCAGTGCGATGGTCAGGGGGG
This genomic window contains:
- the kdsB gene encoding 3-deoxy-manno-octulosonate cytidylyltransferase yields the protein MTNNPSADFVVAIPARYASTRLPGKPLQLIGDRPMIQHVAERALAAGAREVWVATDDVRIADAIEAMPGVHVAMTGSDHVSGTDRLAECARIAGWDADVCVVNLQGDEPFAPAAGIRAVAELLLRSGAEMATLAAQVESAHDLFDPNVVKLVRSAGGHALYFSRAPIPWHRDSFASQRDRLPEHGQWLRHIGIYAYRAGFLQQFAAMPPGLLERIESLEQLRAMEAGHRIAVALTPEQFPPGIDTPDDLARAQVRVASA
- the lpxK gene encoding tetraacyldisaccharide 4'-kinase; the protein is MSKHGARTPGYWYDNAPIPLPARVLAPIYGAAIALRRSLYRRGWRKRHGVPVPVIVVGNVTAGGTGKTPLTIALVSKLQEAGWTPGVASRGYGRDDSGTARWVDADTAVALGGDEPVLIAWKTGARVRVDSDRVAAARALVEAGCDIIVCDDGLQHYRLARDVEIEVVDGQRRYGNGRLLPAGPLREPAARARDCDFRVVNLGQASATTAAQTTDDAGFGEWQMRLSIDSVQPMDGKRAQPLSMLAGQRVHAVAGIAHPERFFAMLRARGIGVVPHAFPDHHVYRAADFSFGSRLPVLMTEKDAVKCRPFADEWLYSVPLKAELPAAFWVSLLDRLDKLASRQGV